One region of Oncorhynchus keta strain PuntledgeMale-10-30-2019 chromosome 24, Oket_V2, whole genome shotgun sequence genomic DNA includes:
- the agt gene encoding angiotensinogen: MHHIFCPLLLLSCLSVGLANRVYVHPFNLFASENVSCETIKTEVTKPLETVPLTPLNNDSVVPDTRDFSGTDRLKQNVTQRTAVLAELLNSLGLRMYKALSSKQKDSNTLLSPMNTFGSLVTLYLGASKKTAIPYQQLLGLNRDTDRNDCVSLVDGHNVLRTLQDINSLVDGPKDEINTCVWAFARKGADLSKDFVQGTQDFSDASYIRAVDFSQPQEAETQINNFIQKTSDRKITSLFKDLSSTTDLLFVSSVHFKGNWRKAFQTEKTTMQEFKVDATTTVMVPLMTHTGTYKYLNDKDRKCTVVKLSLSKRAYMLLVLPHEGSSLHDMESRLQSDIISGWNRHLKEGFLELSLPKFSMTALTDLRSLLFDMAAEIEKSLLGSDAEFERLSSKKPFSVDKVFNKVMFEMAEGGAETQDKTQDEGVPLKFTVNRPFFFAIVEGNSNAILMLGKIRNPTL, from the exons ATGCATCATATATTTTGCCCTCTCCTTCTGCTCTCCTGCCTCTCGGTAGGCCTAGCGAACCGTGTATATGTCCACCCATTTAACCTCTTCGCCTCTGAGAACGTCAGCTGTGAGACCATCAAAACCGAAGTGACCAAACCTCTGGAGACTGTCCCTTTGACCCCCCTTAACAATGACAGTGTGGTGCCTGACACTCGAGACTTCTCAGGCACTGACAGACTGAAACAGAACGTCACTCAGCGCACTGCTGTACTGGCAGAGCTGCTCAACTCTCTGGGCCTCCGGATGTACAAGGCTCTGAGCAGCAAGCAAAAGGACTCCAACACCTTGCTCTCGCCCATGAACACCTTTGGCTCTCTAGTCACCTTGTACCTGGGGGCCTCCAAAAAAACAGCCATCCCTTACCAGCAGCTGCTGGGCCTGAACAGGGACACGGACAGAAACgactgtgtctccctagtggacGGCCACAATGTTCTTCGCACTCTGCAGGACATCAATTCCCTGGTGGATGGGCCCAAGGATGAGATCAACACTTGTGTGTGGGCCTTTGCTCGCAAGGGCGCTGACCTCTCGAAGGACTTTGTCCAAGGCACCCAGGACTTCTCTGATGCCTCGTACATCAGAGCAGTGGATTTCTCCCAACCCCAGGAAGCTGAGACCCAGATCAACAACTTCATCCAGAAGACATCAGACAGGAAAATCACGAGCCTGTTCAAGGACCTTAGCTCAACCACAGATCTACTGTTTGTCAGCTCTGTCCATTTCAAAG GCAACTGGAGGAAGGCGTTCCAGACAGAGAAAACTACCATGCAGGAGTTCAAGGTTGATGCAACAACAACTGTCATGGTCCCTCTCATGACCCACACAGGCACCTACAAGTACCTGAATGATAAAGACAGGAAGTGCACCGTGGTGAAACTATCTCTGAGCAAACGGGCCTACATGCTGCTGGTGCTGCCTCACGAGGGGAGCAGCCTGCATGACATGGAGTCTCGACTACAGTCAGACATCATCTCTGGCTGGAACAGGCATCTGAAGGAGGG GTTCCTGGAACTGTCTCTGCCCAAGTTCTCCATGACAGCCTTGACTGACCTAAGGTCATTGCTCTTTGACATGGCAGCTGAGATTGAGAAAAGTCTGCTGGGTTCAGATGCTGAGTTTGAGAGACTCAGCAGTAAGAAGCCGTTCAGTGTTGATAAG GTGTTCAACAAAGTCATGTTTGAGATGGCTGAAGGTGGTGCTGAGACTCAAGACAAGACCCAAGATGAAGGGGTTCCCCTCAAATTCACTGTCAACAGGCCCTTCTTCTTCGCTATTGTAGAGGGAAACTCCAATGCCATTCTCATGCTGGGAAAAATAAGAAACCCGACTCTTTAG